The Nomia melanderi isolate GNS246 chromosome 7, iyNomMela1, whole genome shotgun sequence genome includes a window with the following:
- the LOC116424258 gene encoding RAB11-binding protein RELCH homolog isoform X1: MAGAMQEVRDPLSTDSKGYPTSKACISYEEIAAKLLSDKLLLTALELHAELCEAGKELPVLKEFFSTPSHFESQSIKPEPYTSMPRSSSQATLDSLDMTRYSEDGAGVDERVAILEFELRKAKESISALRANLTVVTESDGSTLDKSSDKHLVNDLPIKPHEQRALNFLVNEYLLACSYKLTSITFSDENENQDFEDWQDVGLDIPKPAELLQIYREYMRANGYDKAPSASIGVQTDFCEVDFETEKNEFKQMVKDIEELKQQTAILEQEKVDLQQILATTNENLSQNPTKQGSSGTIQTLNSSSTTPDKFELLETPPRDASAATQEPEEDDSVSVVVSLGDTDPGDKEWTRIQLPRVDVTEGSSILPNPPSRHLPLKFKMEVIGHCLVNISSSIISTAEEPFKNGVSRDNLVHILAETLPRIVPNIILNKREEVIPLILSVIRLHTESTEREKLLQLLFSLKKRPQENERQLILAGLIAMAKLENDPMEGEEILTICWEQSQYKYPEKRLLAVECCSVLAPYMSVGIRNSLMLSMLQQMLLDDKDPMVRACVVRSLALLIALMDDPDKYFQCEELALTALNDSSPIVVEVASTLLLPILAQWALSLKRLQTHLLPRVISKVKNHLKSGYYQHSPNKDHIDEVKTVSSISVLQYLLPHMVICVADTDTVKTYIEHGTSSDLSDVFLNLCHTNIVNPKVFYEGDVDIGALLNTFFANTWENDTWPELEWFTDKLLMDILEMIKSIEVGHETILHALLTYVHSLCLGFGRYITQTRIQPIFASEVSELEQQLTALSPDKKNTSLTIMPMYLILLSTLDGAEVARWLKEFLFTLSINGISITCLQVAVIMLCTDEHMQEYILSGLWDGVVHQRPVVRCATATLFGCVIAHVSDRLASAKVVPAVITLVSDPDITVRCAAIPSLGRLITECKVKEMRDKARLTLETIAKDPQGVPSPLALPLVSALAFIAPNCPQNYIEDVIATQLTGIASFALQQDRKVDLISALVEAFSVLVYCPLSYQCVSNVLLPGLKSLEQLATQYLPQQKDTVKSLLREIESRQDLSKPIERSLSMSSGLSLSMATVNVGQGVEDMRQRVSKIFQQKTSSSSMSSIFRKK, translated from the exons ATGGCTGGTGCAATGCAGGAGGTTAGGGATCCTCTGTCAACAGACAGTAAag GATACCCAACCTCAAAGGCATGCATATCTTATGAAGAAATTGCTGCTAAGCTTCTAAGTGATAAACTTTTATTGACGGCCTTGGAGCTGCATGCGGAATTATGCGAAGCAGGGAAAGAATTACCtgttttgaaagaatttttttccACTCCAAGTCATTTTGAAAGTCAAAGTATTAAGCCAGAACCGTACACTTCTATGC CCAGATCATCCAGTCAGGCTACTTTAGACTCACTTGATATGACAAGATATTCAGAAGATGGCGCAGGGGTTGACGAGAGAGTAGCAATTTTAGAATTTGAACTAAGGAAAGCTAAAGAGAGTATTTCTGCTCTTCGTGCAAATCTCACTGTAGTCACAG AATCAGACGGATCTACACTTGATAAGAGTTCTGATAAGCATTTAGTGAATGACTTACCCATAAAACCACACGAGCAAAGAGCTTTGAATTTCcttgttaatgaatatttattagcaTGTTCATACAAGTTAACTTCAATCACGTTTagcgatgaaaatgaaaatcaagATTTTGAAGATTGGCAGGATGTAGGATTAGACATCCCGAAACCTGcagaattattacaaatttatagaGAATATATGCGAGCTAATGGTTACGATAAGGCACCCTCTGCAAGTATTGGTGTGCAAACAGACTTTTGCGAAGTTGATtttgaaacagaaaagaatgaaTTTAAACAAATG GTGAAAGATATAGAAGAACTTAAACAACAGACTGCAATTTTAGAGCAAGAAAAGGTGGACTTGCAACAAATTCTTGCAActacaaatgaaaatttatcaCAAAATCCAACGAAG CAAGGTAGTAGCGGAACAATACAAACATTGAATTCTAGTTCTACAACTCCAGATAAATTTGAATTGCTTGAAACACCTCCTCGGGATGCATCAGCGGCAACGCAAGAACCAGAGGAAGATGACAGTGTGTCAGTAGTTGTTAGCCTTGGTGACACTGATCCTGGGGATAAAGAATGGACAAGAATTCAATTACCAAGAGTGGACGTTACAGAAGGATCGTCTATCCTTCCGAATCCTCCATCTAG aCATTTACCGCTAAAATTTAAAATGGAGGTTATAGGCCATTGTCTAGTTAATATTTCAAGTTCTATTATTTCCACGGCAGAAGAACCTTTTAAAAATGGAGTCTCACGAGATAACCTTGTTCACATCTTGGCAGAAACTTTACCTCGCATTGTACCCAACATCATACTTAATAAACGCGAAGAAGTAATACCATTAATATTAAGCGTAATTCGACTTCATACCGAATCTACGGAAAGGGAGAAATTACTACAACTTTTATTCAGTCTAAAGAAGAGGCCACAAGAAAATGAAAGACAATTAATCTTAGCTG gatTAATTGCTatggcaaaactcgaaaacgaTCCAATGGAAGGGGAAgaaatattaactatttgttGGGAGCAGAGTCAGTACAAATACCCTGAGAAGAGGTTGTTAGCTGTGGAATGTTGCTCTGTATTGGCTCCATATATGTCGGTTGGCATTAGGAATTCTTTAATGCTTTCTATGTTACAACAAATGTTACTGGATGACAAAGACCCTATGGTCAGAGCTTGCGTAGTGAGAAGTCTTGCATTGCTTATAGCTTTGATGGATGATCCCGATAAATATTTTCAG TGCGAAGAATTGGCATTAACTGCACTGAATGATTCATCACCAATCGTTGTAGAAGTCGCATCCACTTTACTTTTGCCCATTTTAGCTCAGTGGGCGCTCTCCTTGAAAAGGTTGCAGACACATTTGTTACCACGTGTAATATCAAaagttaaaaatcatttaaaatctgGATACTATCAGCATTCGCCTAATAAAGATCACATTGACGAAGTAAAGACCGTGTCGTCGATTAGCGTTTTACAGTATTTATTACCGCATATGGTTATATGCGTAGCAGATACAGATACAGTTAAAACATATATAGAACATGGAACGTCATCTGATTTAT cTGATGTGTTCCTTAACTTGTGTCATACCAATATTGTCAACCCAAAAGTATTCTATGAAGGAGACGTAGATATCGGAGCACTATTGAATACGTTCTTTGCGAATACATGGGAAAATGATACATGGCCAGAATTAGAGTGGTTCACAGATAAATT ATTAATGGACATTTTAGAAATGATCAAATCCATTGAAGTTGGACATGAAACCATTTTACATGCTCTACTAACATACGTCCACTCCTTATGTTTGGGTTTTGGACGGTATATCACGCAAACAcgg attcaGCCGATATTTGCATCCGAAGTGTCCGAACTTGAGCAACAATTAACGGCATTATCGCCAGATAAAAAAAATACGAGTTTGACGATAATGCCtatgtatttaattttgttgtcTACTTTAGATGGTGCAGAAGTTGCTAGATGGTTGAAAGAATTCCTTTTTACTTTGTCTATAAACGGTATCAGTATTACTTGCTTACAAGTTGCAGTAATTATGTTATGTACTGACGAACATATGCAAGAATATATCCTTAGTGGTTTATGGGATG GGGTAGTGCACCAAAGACCTGTTGTGAGATGCGCAACCGCAACATTATTTGGTTGTGTGATAGCTCATGTTTCTGATCGGTTAGCCAGTGCTAAGGTAGTTCCAGCAGTCATAACACTCGTTAGTGATCCCGATAT AACTGTTCGCTGCGCTGCGATTCCTTCACTCGGTCGATTAATAACAGAATGCAAAGTGAAAGAAATGAGGGATAAAGCACGTTTAACTTTAGAAACCATTGCTAAAGATCCTCAAGGTGTTCCTTCACCTTTGGCATTACCGTTAGTTTCAGCATTGGCATTTATCGCTCCTAATTGCCCTCAAAATTATATCGAAGATG TAATTGCCACTCAATTAACTGGAATAGCGTCATTTGCGTTGCAGCAAGATCGTAAAGTCGATCTCATTAGTGCTTTAGTTGAAGCATTTTCTGTTCTGGTTTATTGTCCGCTTAGCTATCAATGCGTTTCGAACGTATTATTGCCCGGCTTAAAATCTTTGGAGCAATTAGCAACCCAGTACTTACCTCAACAGAAAGACACTGTTAAATCACTTTTGAGAGAAATAGAATCTCGACAAGATCTTTCAAAACCGATAGAGAG ATCGCTATCTATGAGCTCCGGTCTTTCATTGTCAATGGCTACTGTAAATGTAGGACAAGGCGTGGAAGACATGAGGCAAAGAGTGAGCAAGATTTTCCAACAAAAAACTAGTTCATCCAGTATGTCAAGTATTTTCCGAAAAAAGTAA
- the Eip63E gene encoding cyclin dependent kinase Eip63E isoform X1 yields the protein MREWRKVLLCTGKHAEHREPRCDADGQSKSHERSVTMREKKGGALSRVQKLKKRLSHSFGRLSISKEEADDAANRGQLPYNGYSEEFLDRLEPNGNIPADKDRRYEWTGVGDHERVHRQLSVSSDSKLLDEDIREEARVILRPRRPPRPKSEVFLGPDPPPRRTKRFSAFGGDSPFGKSEAYIKLEQLGEGSYATVFKGYSHLTNQLVALKEIRLQEEEGAPFTAIREASLLKELKHSNIVTLHDIIHTRETLTFVFEYVHTDLSQYMERHGTGNGGLDPRNVKLFLFQLLRGLAYCHRRRVLHRDVKPQNLLISEIGELKLADFGLARAKSVPSHTYSHEVVTLWYRPPDVLLGSTEYSTSLDMWGVGCIFMEMLTGEPTFPGVRCTYDQLDKIFKVLGTPTEETWPGVTHLPGYKPHRLGFYSSRKLGLSFPRLYDIAEGDSMASALLQLNPDQRIGAEEALRHPYFASLPRKLYELPDEVSIFSVEGCHLYTNSRHVCADSRHTSLKT from the exons ATGCGTGAATGGAGAAAAGTGCTTTTGTGTACGGGGAAGCATGCGGAACACCGCGAGCCGAGATGCGATGCCGACGGCCAGTCGAAAAGTCATGAAC GGTCTGTGACAATGCGGGAGAAAAAGGGAGGCGCCCTTAGTAGAGTACAAAAGCTGAAAAAACGGCTTAGCCACAGTTTTGGGAGACTTT CAATATCAAAAGAAGAGGCTGATGATGCTGCAAATAGGGGTCAACTGCCATATAATGGCTATTCCGAGGAGTTCCTAGACCGTTTGGAACCAAACGGTAATATACCTGCAGATAAGGATCGCCGTTATG AATGGACAGGTGTGGGCGACCATGAGAGAGTGCATCGGCAGCTTTCCGTTTCTAGTGATTCCAAGCTTCTTGACGAGGATATACGTGAAGAAGCTAGAGTTATTTTACGACCTCGGCGTCCACCGCGACCTAAGTCAGAGGTCTTCCTTGGGCCGGATCCACCTCCTAGAAGAACCAAAAGATTTTCAGCTTTTGGG GGTGATTCTCCCTTTGGTAAATCTGAAGCATATATAAAATTGGAACAATTAGGGGAAGGATCGTACGCCACAGTGTTCAAAGGTTATAGCCACCTTACAAATCAATTGGTGGCACTTAAAGAAATTAGACTGCAAGAGGAAGAAGGTGCTCCATTTACTGCCATTCGCGAGGCAAGCCTTCTTAAAGAATTGAAGCATAGCAATATTGTAACCTTGCACGATATAATTCATACGCGGGAAACTCTTACTTTTGTTTTTGAATATGTTCATACTGACTTATCTCAATATATGGAGAGGCATGGTACCGGTAATGGAGGGTTAGATCCACGAAACGTTAAATTGTTTCTGTTCCAATTATTAAGAGGATTAGCGTATTGTCATAGGAG GAGAGTATTACACAGAGATGTGAAGCCTCAGAATTTATTAATCAGTGAAATAGGGGAACTGAAACTAGCAGATTTTGGTTTAGCAAGAGCTAAATCTGTACCGTCACATACATACTCGCATGAAGTAGTGACCCTGTGGTACAGGCCACCCGATGTTCTTCTGGGTTCCACAGAGTATTCTACCTCGCTCGACATGTGGGGAGTAGGTTGCATATTTATGGAGATGTTGACTGGTGAACCAACATTCCCAGGTGTACGCTGTACGTACGACCAActtgataaaatattcaaagtattggGTACTCCTACTGAAGAAACTTGGCCTGGTGTCACGCACCTGCCAGGATACAAACCACATAGACTGGGATTCTATAGTTCACGAAAATTGGGTCTTTCATTTCCTAGACTCTATGATATTGCTGAAGGTGATAGTATGGCATCAGCGCTTCTACAGCTAAATCCTGATCAACGGATAGGAGCTGAGGAAGCTTTAAGGCATCCTTATTTTGCCTCCCTTCCTAGAAAACTATACGAGTTGCCTGATG AAGTATCGATATTTAGCGTTGAAGGTTGTCATTTGTATACAAATTCAAGGCACGTATGTGCAGATTCGCGTCACACATCTCTTAAAACTTGA
- the LOC116424258 gene encoding RAB11-binding protein RELCH homolog isoform X2: protein MPRSSSQATLDSLDMTRYSEDGAGVDERVAILEFELRKAKESISALRANLTVVTESDGSTLDKSSDKHLVNDLPIKPHEQRALNFLVNEYLLACSYKLTSITFSDENENQDFEDWQDVGLDIPKPAELLQIYREYMRANGYDKAPSASIGVQTDFCEVDFETEKNEFKQMVKDIEELKQQTAILEQEKVDLQQILATTNENLSQNPTKQGSSGTIQTLNSSSTTPDKFELLETPPRDASAATQEPEEDDSVSVVVSLGDTDPGDKEWTRIQLPRVDVTEGSSILPNPPSRHLPLKFKMEVIGHCLVNISSSIISTAEEPFKNGVSRDNLVHILAETLPRIVPNIILNKREEVIPLILSVIRLHTESTEREKLLQLLFSLKKRPQENERQLILAGLIAMAKLENDPMEGEEILTICWEQSQYKYPEKRLLAVECCSVLAPYMSVGIRNSLMLSMLQQMLLDDKDPMVRACVVRSLALLIALMDDPDKYFQCEELALTALNDSSPIVVEVASTLLLPILAQWALSLKRLQTHLLPRVISKVKNHLKSGYYQHSPNKDHIDEVKTVSSISVLQYLLPHMVICVADTDTVKTYIEHGTSSDLSDVFLNLCHTNIVNPKVFYEGDVDIGALLNTFFANTWENDTWPELEWFTDKLLMDILEMIKSIEVGHETILHALLTYVHSLCLGFGRYITQTRIQPIFASEVSELEQQLTALSPDKKNTSLTIMPMYLILLSTLDGAEVARWLKEFLFTLSINGISITCLQVAVIMLCTDEHMQEYILSGLWDGVVHQRPVVRCATATLFGCVIAHVSDRLASAKVVPAVITLVSDPDITVRCAAIPSLGRLITECKVKEMRDKARLTLETIAKDPQGVPSPLALPLVSALAFIAPNCPQNYIEDVIATQLTGIASFALQQDRKVDLISALVEAFSVLVYCPLSYQCVSNVLLPGLKSLEQLATQYLPQQKDTVKSLLREIESRQDLSKPIERSLSMSSGLSLSMATVNVGQGVEDMRQRVSKIFQQKTSSSSMSSIFRKK from the exons ATGC CCAGATCATCCAGTCAGGCTACTTTAGACTCACTTGATATGACAAGATATTCAGAAGATGGCGCAGGGGTTGACGAGAGAGTAGCAATTTTAGAATTTGAACTAAGGAAAGCTAAAGAGAGTATTTCTGCTCTTCGTGCAAATCTCACTGTAGTCACAG AATCAGACGGATCTACACTTGATAAGAGTTCTGATAAGCATTTAGTGAATGACTTACCCATAAAACCACACGAGCAAAGAGCTTTGAATTTCcttgttaatgaatatttattagcaTGTTCATACAAGTTAACTTCAATCACGTTTagcgatgaaaatgaaaatcaagATTTTGAAGATTGGCAGGATGTAGGATTAGACATCCCGAAACCTGcagaattattacaaatttatagaGAATATATGCGAGCTAATGGTTACGATAAGGCACCCTCTGCAAGTATTGGTGTGCAAACAGACTTTTGCGAAGTTGATtttgaaacagaaaagaatgaaTTTAAACAAATG GTGAAAGATATAGAAGAACTTAAACAACAGACTGCAATTTTAGAGCAAGAAAAGGTGGACTTGCAACAAATTCTTGCAActacaaatgaaaatttatcaCAAAATCCAACGAAG CAAGGTAGTAGCGGAACAATACAAACATTGAATTCTAGTTCTACAACTCCAGATAAATTTGAATTGCTTGAAACACCTCCTCGGGATGCATCAGCGGCAACGCAAGAACCAGAGGAAGATGACAGTGTGTCAGTAGTTGTTAGCCTTGGTGACACTGATCCTGGGGATAAAGAATGGACAAGAATTCAATTACCAAGAGTGGACGTTACAGAAGGATCGTCTATCCTTCCGAATCCTCCATCTAG aCATTTACCGCTAAAATTTAAAATGGAGGTTATAGGCCATTGTCTAGTTAATATTTCAAGTTCTATTATTTCCACGGCAGAAGAACCTTTTAAAAATGGAGTCTCACGAGATAACCTTGTTCACATCTTGGCAGAAACTTTACCTCGCATTGTACCCAACATCATACTTAATAAACGCGAAGAAGTAATACCATTAATATTAAGCGTAATTCGACTTCATACCGAATCTACGGAAAGGGAGAAATTACTACAACTTTTATTCAGTCTAAAGAAGAGGCCACAAGAAAATGAAAGACAATTAATCTTAGCTG gatTAATTGCTatggcaaaactcgaaaacgaTCCAATGGAAGGGGAAgaaatattaactatttgttGGGAGCAGAGTCAGTACAAATACCCTGAGAAGAGGTTGTTAGCTGTGGAATGTTGCTCTGTATTGGCTCCATATATGTCGGTTGGCATTAGGAATTCTTTAATGCTTTCTATGTTACAACAAATGTTACTGGATGACAAAGACCCTATGGTCAGAGCTTGCGTAGTGAGAAGTCTTGCATTGCTTATAGCTTTGATGGATGATCCCGATAAATATTTTCAG TGCGAAGAATTGGCATTAACTGCACTGAATGATTCATCACCAATCGTTGTAGAAGTCGCATCCACTTTACTTTTGCCCATTTTAGCTCAGTGGGCGCTCTCCTTGAAAAGGTTGCAGACACATTTGTTACCACGTGTAATATCAAaagttaaaaatcatttaaaatctgGATACTATCAGCATTCGCCTAATAAAGATCACATTGACGAAGTAAAGACCGTGTCGTCGATTAGCGTTTTACAGTATTTATTACCGCATATGGTTATATGCGTAGCAGATACAGATACAGTTAAAACATATATAGAACATGGAACGTCATCTGATTTAT cTGATGTGTTCCTTAACTTGTGTCATACCAATATTGTCAACCCAAAAGTATTCTATGAAGGAGACGTAGATATCGGAGCACTATTGAATACGTTCTTTGCGAATACATGGGAAAATGATACATGGCCAGAATTAGAGTGGTTCACAGATAAATT ATTAATGGACATTTTAGAAATGATCAAATCCATTGAAGTTGGACATGAAACCATTTTACATGCTCTACTAACATACGTCCACTCCTTATGTTTGGGTTTTGGACGGTATATCACGCAAACAcgg attcaGCCGATATTTGCATCCGAAGTGTCCGAACTTGAGCAACAATTAACGGCATTATCGCCAGATAAAAAAAATACGAGTTTGACGATAATGCCtatgtatttaattttgttgtcTACTTTAGATGGTGCAGAAGTTGCTAGATGGTTGAAAGAATTCCTTTTTACTTTGTCTATAAACGGTATCAGTATTACTTGCTTACAAGTTGCAGTAATTATGTTATGTACTGACGAACATATGCAAGAATATATCCTTAGTGGTTTATGGGATG GGGTAGTGCACCAAAGACCTGTTGTGAGATGCGCAACCGCAACATTATTTGGTTGTGTGATAGCTCATGTTTCTGATCGGTTAGCCAGTGCTAAGGTAGTTCCAGCAGTCATAACACTCGTTAGTGATCCCGATAT AACTGTTCGCTGCGCTGCGATTCCTTCACTCGGTCGATTAATAACAGAATGCAAAGTGAAAGAAATGAGGGATAAAGCACGTTTAACTTTAGAAACCATTGCTAAAGATCCTCAAGGTGTTCCTTCACCTTTGGCATTACCGTTAGTTTCAGCATTGGCATTTATCGCTCCTAATTGCCCTCAAAATTATATCGAAGATG TAATTGCCACTCAATTAACTGGAATAGCGTCATTTGCGTTGCAGCAAGATCGTAAAGTCGATCTCATTAGTGCTTTAGTTGAAGCATTTTCTGTTCTGGTTTATTGTCCGCTTAGCTATCAATGCGTTTCGAACGTATTATTGCCCGGCTTAAAATCTTTGGAGCAATTAGCAACCCAGTACTTACCTCAACAGAAAGACACTGTTAAATCACTTTTGAGAGAAATAGAATCTCGACAAGATCTTTCAAAACCGATAGAGAG ATCGCTATCTATGAGCTCCGGTCTTTCATTGTCAATGGCTACTGTAAATGTAGGACAAGGCGTGGAAGACATGAGGCAAAGAGTGAGCAAGATTTTCCAACAAAAAACTAGTTCATCCAGTATGTCAAGTATTTTCCGAAAAAAGTAA
- the Eip63E gene encoding cyclin dependent kinase Eip63E isoform X2, with protein sequence MYCQDKGSTASKSKEGSVTMREKKGGALSRVQKLKKRLSHSFGRLSISKEEADDAANRGQLPYNGYSEEFLDRLEPNGNIPADKDRRYEWTGVGDHERVHRQLSVSSDSKLLDEDIREEARVILRPRRPPRPKSEVFLGPDPPPRRTKRFSAFGGDSPFGKSEAYIKLEQLGEGSYATVFKGYSHLTNQLVALKEIRLQEEEGAPFTAIREASLLKELKHSNIVTLHDIIHTRETLTFVFEYVHTDLSQYMERHGTGNGGLDPRNVKLFLFQLLRGLAYCHRRRVLHRDVKPQNLLISEIGELKLADFGLARAKSVPSHTYSHEVVTLWYRPPDVLLGSTEYSTSLDMWGVGCIFMEMLTGEPTFPGVRCTYDQLDKIFKVLGTPTEETWPGVTHLPGYKPHRLGFYSSRKLGLSFPRLYDIAEGDSMASALLQLNPDQRIGAEEALRHPYFASLPRKLYELPDEVSIFSVEGCHLYTNSRHVCADSRHTSLKT encoded by the exons ATGTACTGTCAGGACAAGGGCTCGACCGCCTCGAAGAGCAAAGAGG GGTCTGTGACAATGCGGGAGAAAAAGGGAGGCGCCCTTAGTAGAGTACAAAAGCTGAAAAAACGGCTTAGCCACAGTTTTGGGAGACTTT CAATATCAAAAGAAGAGGCTGATGATGCTGCAAATAGGGGTCAACTGCCATATAATGGCTATTCCGAGGAGTTCCTAGACCGTTTGGAACCAAACGGTAATATACCTGCAGATAAGGATCGCCGTTATG AATGGACAGGTGTGGGCGACCATGAGAGAGTGCATCGGCAGCTTTCCGTTTCTAGTGATTCCAAGCTTCTTGACGAGGATATACGTGAAGAAGCTAGAGTTATTTTACGACCTCGGCGTCCACCGCGACCTAAGTCAGAGGTCTTCCTTGGGCCGGATCCACCTCCTAGAAGAACCAAAAGATTTTCAGCTTTTGGG GGTGATTCTCCCTTTGGTAAATCTGAAGCATATATAAAATTGGAACAATTAGGGGAAGGATCGTACGCCACAGTGTTCAAAGGTTATAGCCACCTTACAAATCAATTGGTGGCACTTAAAGAAATTAGACTGCAAGAGGAAGAAGGTGCTCCATTTACTGCCATTCGCGAGGCAAGCCTTCTTAAAGAATTGAAGCATAGCAATATTGTAACCTTGCACGATATAATTCATACGCGGGAAACTCTTACTTTTGTTTTTGAATATGTTCATACTGACTTATCTCAATATATGGAGAGGCATGGTACCGGTAATGGAGGGTTAGATCCACGAAACGTTAAATTGTTTCTGTTCCAATTATTAAGAGGATTAGCGTATTGTCATAGGAG GAGAGTATTACACAGAGATGTGAAGCCTCAGAATTTATTAATCAGTGAAATAGGGGAACTGAAACTAGCAGATTTTGGTTTAGCAAGAGCTAAATCTGTACCGTCACATACATACTCGCATGAAGTAGTGACCCTGTGGTACAGGCCACCCGATGTTCTTCTGGGTTCCACAGAGTATTCTACCTCGCTCGACATGTGGGGAGTAGGTTGCATATTTATGGAGATGTTGACTGGTGAACCAACATTCCCAGGTGTACGCTGTACGTACGACCAActtgataaaatattcaaagtattggGTACTCCTACTGAAGAAACTTGGCCTGGTGTCACGCACCTGCCAGGATACAAACCACATAGACTGGGATTCTATAGTTCACGAAAATTGGGTCTTTCATTTCCTAGACTCTATGATATTGCTGAAGGTGATAGTATGGCATCAGCGCTTCTACAGCTAAATCCTGATCAACGGATAGGAGCTGAGGAAGCTTTAAGGCATCCTTATTTTGCCTCCCTTCCTAGAAAACTATACGAGTTGCCTGATG AAGTATCGATATTTAGCGTTGAAGGTTGTCATTTGTATACAAATTCAAGGCACGTATGTGCAGATTCGCGTCACACATCTCTTAAAACTTGA